The Electrophorus electricus isolate fEleEle1 chromosome 19, fEleEle1.pri, whole genome shotgun sequence genome has a segment encoding these proteins:
- the LOC113584711 gene encoding uncharacterized protein LOC113584711 isoform X2, with protein MARFLCITFLVITLCGNQTGSSAGVISQLESTVRVNPGLPTTLWCYIKSDVHFSILWMKIPLNKAPVCIATAQALADGVEMYEQFKDHSRISATWDKNTFNLSFSSVEIIDSATYLCGAYIYKKFFFGKGSKLIIQEYAEATTISNTTADTEEKKRKSQILESLLPALVATNVASIFVIILLCHLLAKKKSGVNSSAGDNKQRRTVKKMASAVTSVLYGAV; from the exons ATGGCCCGCTTTCTATGTATAACTTTTCTAGTCATTACTCTCT gTGGCAATCAAACTGGATCTTCTGCTGGGGTTATCTCACAGCTGGAGTCAACAGTGAGGGTAAATCCTGGACTCCCAACCACTCTTTGGTGCTATATCAAATCAGATGTGCACTTTTCAATTTTATGGATGAAAATTCCCCTTAACAAAGCCCCAGTGTGTATAGCCACTGCTCAGGCGCTCGCAGACGGTGTGGAAATGTATGAACAATTTAAAGACCACTCCAGAATCAGTGCCACTTGGGATAAAAATACCTTTAATTTGTCATTCTCATCAGTGGAAATAATAGACAGTGCAACATACCTTTGCGgtgcatatatttataaaaaattcTTTTTTGGAAAGGGGAGTAAACTGATCATTCAAGAATACGCTGAAG CAACAACCATAtcaaacacaacagcagacaCTGAAGAGAAAAAAC GAAAGTCACAAATATTAGAATCTTTATTGCCAGCATTAGTAGCCACTAATGTTGCATCAATATTTGTCATCATTTTACTCTGTCACCTCTTAGCTAAGAAAAAATCAG GTGTAAACAGTAGTGCAGGTGACAAT AAACAGAGAAGAACTGTCAAGAAGATGGCCAGTGCGGTAACCTCAGTTTTATATGGAGCTGTGTGA
- the LOC113584711 gene encoding uncharacterized protein LOC113584711 isoform X1: MARFLCITFLVITLCGNQTGSSAGVISQLESTVRVNPGLPTTLWCYIKSDVHFSILWMKIPLNKAPVCIATAQALADGVEMYEQFKDHSRISATWDKNTFNLSFSSVEIIDSATYLCGAYIYKKFFFGKGSKLIIQEYAEATTISNTTADTEEKKRKSQILESLLPALVATNVASIFVIILLCHLLAKKKSGVNSSAGDNNYSSLTSGQKQRRTVKKMASAVTSVLYGAV; the protein is encoded by the exons ATGGCCCGCTTTCTATGTATAACTTTTCTAGTCATTACTCTCT gTGGCAATCAAACTGGATCTTCTGCTGGGGTTATCTCACAGCTGGAGTCAACAGTGAGGGTAAATCCTGGACTCCCAACCACTCTTTGGTGCTATATCAAATCAGATGTGCACTTTTCAATTTTATGGATGAAAATTCCCCTTAACAAAGCCCCAGTGTGTATAGCCACTGCTCAGGCGCTCGCAGACGGTGTGGAAATGTATGAACAATTTAAAGACCACTCCAGAATCAGTGCCACTTGGGATAAAAATACCTTTAATTTGTCATTCTCATCAGTGGAAATAATAGACAGTGCAACATACCTTTGCGgtgcatatatttataaaaaattcTTTTTTGGAAAGGGGAGTAAACTGATCATTCAAGAATACGCTGAAG CAACAACCATAtcaaacacaacagcagacaCTGAAGAGAAAAAAC GAAAGTCACAAATATTAGAATCTTTATTGCCAGCATTAGTAGCCACTAATGTTGCATCAATATTTGTCATCATTTTACTCTGTCACCTCTTAGCTAAGAAAAAATCAG GTGTAAACAGTAGTGCAGGTGACAAT AACTATTCTAGTCTCACATCTGGGCAGAAACAGAGAAGAACTGTCAAGAAGATGGCCAGTGCGGTAACCTCAGTTTTATATGGAGCTGTGTGA
- the LOC113584711 gene encoding uncharacterized protein LOC113584711 isoform X3 has product MYNFSSHYSLWQSNWIFCWGYLTAGVNSEATTISNTTADTEEKKRKSQILESLLPALVATNVASIFVIILLCHLLAKKKSGVNSSAGDNNYSSLTSGQKQRRTVKKMASAVTSVLYGAV; this is encoded by the exons ATGTATAACTTTTCTAGTCATTACTCTCT gTGGCAATCAAACTGGATCTTCTGCTGGGGTTATCTCACAGCTGGAGTCAACAGTGAGG CAACAACCATAtcaaacacaacagcagacaCTGAAGAGAAAAAAC GAAAGTCACAAATATTAGAATCTTTATTGCCAGCATTAGTAGCCACTAATGTTGCATCAATATTTGTCATCATTTTACTCTGTCACCTCTTAGCTAAGAAAAAATCAG GTGTAAACAGTAGTGCAGGTGACAAT AACTATTCTAGTCTCACATCTGGGCAGAAACAGAGAAGAACTGTCAAGAAGATGGCCAGTGCGGTAACCTCAGTTTTATATGGAGCTGTGTGA